A single Malaclemys terrapin pileata isolate rMalTer1 chromosome 3, rMalTer1.hap1, whole genome shotgun sequence DNA region contains:
- the ZUP1 gene encoding zinc finger-containing ubiquitin peptidase 1 isoform X3, translating to MLLCELCGQALRTEPEMRRHLLRAHLEREPRCPLCSFSAPGYDELRAHVDSAHPEPGPGPAPAGGPPQCPFCGETGASGRQVEAHVRSRHGHLLDPPAPGNGQQLYECPMCDLVCANGQILQEHVDLHLEEHRFSEVDINVGGSLSDLELAQQLQNEEDRQQGLEEARREREEFQKLQRQYGLDSSGGYKQQSLKNMEREVARGRMQPSEYHKRKADMMESLAFGVDDGKTKTSGVDHFHSSLGDRGWGCGYRNFQMLLSSLLRNGMYDDCLRDITLIPCIPKIQSMIEDAWKEGFDPQGASHFSNRLHGTKAWIGACEIYSLLTSLRLKCQIIDFHKPTGPLGTHPRLFEWVLSYYSSNRESGTKVVCTPKPPIYMQHQGHSRTIVGIEERKNRTLCLLIFDPGCPSQEMQKLLKQSNDDTSLKLLRKFVGSLKDKQYQIVAVDGELSPEEKVVRCQASQVFTAARIP from the exons ATGCTGCTGTGCGAGCTTTGCGGCCAGGCGCTGCGCACGGAGCCCGAGATGAGGCGCCATCTGCTGCGCGCGCACCTGGAGCGCGAGCCCCGCTGCCCGCTCTGCTCGTTCTCCGCGCCCGGCTACGACGAGCTGCGCGCTCACGTGGACAGCGCGCACCCCGAGCCGGggccgggccccgcccccgcggGCGGCCCGCCCCAGTGCCCCTTCTGCGGGGAGACTGGCGCCTCGGGCCGGCAGGTGGAGGCGCACGTGAGGTCACGGCACGGCCACCTCCTGGACCCGCCGGCCCCGG GAAATGGTCAACAGCTATATGAATGTCCAATGTGTGATCTTGTCTGTGCAAACGGTCAGATTCTCCAGGAACATGTTGACTTGCACCTAGAAGAGCACCGCTTTTCAGAAG TAGATATAAATGTAGGTGGAAGTTTAAGTGATTTGGAACTGGCTCAGCAGCTCCAGAATGAAGAAGACAGACAGCAAGGATTAGAAGAAGCAAGACGAGAAAGAGAAGAATTCCAAAAACTGCAG AGACAATATGGATTGGATAGTTCTGGAGGCTACAAGCAGCAGTCACTAAAGAACATGGAACGGGAAGTAGCTAGGGGAAGGATGCAGCCTTCTGAATATCATAAGAGAAAAGCTGACATGATGGAATCTTTGGCTTTTGGTGTAGATGATGGGAAAACAAAAACCTCAG GAGTGGATCATTTCCATTCATCTTTGGGAGACAGAGGTTGGGGTTGTGGCTACAGGAACTTTCAAATGCTGCTTTCTTCATTATTGAGGAATGGCATGTATGACGACTGTTTGAGAG atattACTTTAATTCCTTGTATTCCCAAAATTCAGTCCATGATTGAAGATGCTTGGAAAGAAGGTTTTGATCCTCAAGGAGCATCTCACTTCAGCAATAGATTACATGGTACCAAGGCATGGATAGGAGCATGTGAAATTTATTCTCTGTTAACCAGTCTCAGGTTAAA GTGTCAAATCATTGACTTTCACAAGCCAACTGGCCCCTTGGGTACACACCCTCGTTTATTTGAATGGGTTTTGAGCTACTATTCTTCAAACAGAGAAAGTGGTACAAAGGTTGTCTGTACCCCCAAACCACCTATCTACATGCAGCACCAAG gGCATAGCCGTACTATTGTTGGCATAGAAGAGAGGAAGAATAGAACATTATGTTTACTAATATTTGACCCAGGATGTCCATCACAAGAAATGCAGAAACTGTTAAAACAAAGCAATGATGATACCAGTCTCAAACTACTTCGGAAATTTGTGGGTAGCTTAAAAGATAAGCAGTACCAAATAGTGGCTGTAGATGGCGAGCTCTCACCAGAGGAGAAAGTT gttcggTGCCAGGCTTCTCAAGTGTTCACAGCAGCGAGGATTCCTTAA
- the ZUP1 gene encoding zinc finger-containing ubiquitin peptidase 1 isoform X1 has product MLLCELCGQALRTEPEMRRHLLRAHLEREPRCPLCSFSAPGYDELRAHVDSAHPEPGPGPAPAGGPPQCPFCGETGASGRQVEAHVRSRHGHLLDPPAPGNGQQLYECPMCDLVCANGQILQEHVDLHLEEHRFSEVDINVGGSLSDLELAQQLQNEEDRQQGLEEARREREEFQKLQRQYGLDSSGGYKQQSLKNMEREVARGRMQPSEYHKRKADMMESLAFGVDDGKTKTSGVIEALCRYYQNEIKDVRRVWLSTGVDHFHSSLGDRGWGCGYRNFQMLLSSLLRNGMYDDCLRDITLIPCIPKIQSMIEDAWKEGFDPQGASHFSNRLHGTKAWIGACEIYSLLTSLRLKCQIIDFHKPTGPLGTHPRLFEWVLSYYSSNRESGTKVVCTPKPPIYMQHQGHSRTIVGIEERKNRTLCLLIFDPGCPSQEMQKLLKQSNDDTSLKLLRKFVGSLKDKQYQIVAVDGELSPEEKVVRCQASQVFTAARIP; this is encoded by the exons ATGCTGCTGTGCGAGCTTTGCGGCCAGGCGCTGCGCACGGAGCCCGAGATGAGGCGCCATCTGCTGCGCGCGCACCTGGAGCGCGAGCCCCGCTGCCCGCTCTGCTCGTTCTCCGCGCCCGGCTACGACGAGCTGCGCGCTCACGTGGACAGCGCGCACCCCGAGCCGGggccgggccccgcccccgcggGCGGCCCGCCCCAGTGCCCCTTCTGCGGGGAGACTGGCGCCTCGGGCCGGCAGGTGGAGGCGCACGTGAGGTCACGGCACGGCCACCTCCTGGACCCGCCGGCCCCGG GAAATGGTCAACAGCTATATGAATGTCCAATGTGTGATCTTGTCTGTGCAAACGGTCAGATTCTCCAGGAACATGTTGACTTGCACCTAGAAGAGCACCGCTTTTCAGAAG TAGATATAAATGTAGGTGGAAGTTTAAGTGATTTGGAACTGGCTCAGCAGCTCCAGAATGAAGAAGACAGACAGCAAGGATTAGAAGAAGCAAGACGAGAAAGAGAAGAATTCCAAAAACTGCAG AGACAATATGGATTGGATAGTTCTGGAGGCTACAAGCAGCAGTCACTAAAGAACATGGAACGGGAAGTAGCTAGGGGAAGGATGCAGCCTTCTGAATATCATAAGAGAAAAGCTGACATGATGGAATCTTTGGCTTTTGGTGTAGATGATGGGAAAACAAAAACCTCAG GAGTCATTGAAGCACTGTGCAGGTACTATCAAAATGAAATCAAAGATGTAAGGCGTGTATGGCTTTCTACAGGAGTGGATCATTTCCATTCATCTTTGGGAGACAGAGGTTGGGGTTGTGGCTACAGGAACTTTCAAATGCTGCTTTCTTCATTATTGAGGAATGGCATGTATGACGACTGTTTGAGAG atattACTTTAATTCCTTGTATTCCCAAAATTCAGTCCATGATTGAAGATGCTTGGAAAGAAGGTTTTGATCCTCAAGGAGCATCTCACTTCAGCAATAGATTACATGGTACCAAGGCATGGATAGGAGCATGTGAAATTTATTCTCTGTTAACCAGTCTCAGGTTAAA GTGTCAAATCATTGACTTTCACAAGCCAACTGGCCCCTTGGGTACACACCCTCGTTTATTTGAATGGGTTTTGAGCTACTATTCTTCAAACAGAGAAAGTGGTACAAAGGTTGTCTGTACCCCCAAACCACCTATCTACATGCAGCACCAAG gGCATAGCCGTACTATTGTTGGCATAGAAGAGAGGAAGAATAGAACATTATGTTTACTAATATTTGACCCAGGATGTCCATCACAAGAAATGCAGAAACTGTTAAAACAAAGCAATGATGATACCAGTCTCAAACTACTTCGGAAATTTGTGGGTAGCTTAAAAGATAAGCAGTACCAAATAGTGGCTGTAGATGGCGAGCTCTCACCAGAGGAGAAAGTT gttcggTGCCAGGCTTCTCAAGTGTTCACAGCAGCGAGGATTCCTTAA
- the ZUP1 gene encoding zinc finger-containing ubiquitin peptidase 1 isoform X2, whose amino-acid sequence MLLCELCGQALRTEPEMRRHLLRAHLEREPRCPLCSFSAPGYDELRAHVDSAHPEPGPGPAPAGGPPQCPFCGETGASGRQVEAHVRSRHGHLLDPPAPGNGQQLYECPMCDLVCANGQILQEHVDLHLEEHRFSEDINVGGSLSDLELAQQLQNEEDRQQGLEEARREREEFQKLQRQYGLDSSGGYKQQSLKNMEREVARGRMQPSEYHKRKADMMESLAFGVDDGKTKTSGVIEALCRYYQNEIKDVRRVWLSTGVDHFHSSLGDRGWGCGYRNFQMLLSSLLRNGMYDDCLRDITLIPCIPKIQSMIEDAWKEGFDPQGASHFSNRLHGTKAWIGACEIYSLLTSLRLKCQIIDFHKPTGPLGTHPRLFEWVLSYYSSNRESGTKVVCTPKPPIYMQHQGHSRTIVGIEERKNRTLCLLIFDPGCPSQEMQKLLKQSNDDTSLKLLRKFVGSLKDKQYQIVAVDGELSPEEKVVRCQASQVFTAARIP is encoded by the exons ATGCTGCTGTGCGAGCTTTGCGGCCAGGCGCTGCGCACGGAGCCCGAGATGAGGCGCCATCTGCTGCGCGCGCACCTGGAGCGCGAGCCCCGCTGCCCGCTCTGCTCGTTCTCCGCGCCCGGCTACGACGAGCTGCGCGCTCACGTGGACAGCGCGCACCCCGAGCCGGggccgggccccgcccccgcggGCGGCCCGCCCCAGTGCCCCTTCTGCGGGGAGACTGGCGCCTCGGGCCGGCAGGTGGAGGCGCACGTGAGGTCACGGCACGGCCACCTCCTGGACCCGCCGGCCCCGG GAAATGGTCAACAGCTATATGAATGTCCAATGTGTGATCTTGTCTGTGCAAACGGTCAGATTCTCCAGGAACATGTTGACTTGCACCTAGAAGAGCACCGCTTTTCAGAAG ATATAAATGTAGGTGGAAGTTTAAGTGATTTGGAACTGGCTCAGCAGCTCCAGAATGAAGAAGACAGACAGCAAGGATTAGAAGAAGCAAGACGAGAAAGAGAAGAATTCCAAAAACTGCAG AGACAATATGGATTGGATAGTTCTGGAGGCTACAAGCAGCAGTCACTAAAGAACATGGAACGGGAAGTAGCTAGGGGAAGGATGCAGCCTTCTGAATATCATAAGAGAAAAGCTGACATGATGGAATCTTTGGCTTTTGGTGTAGATGATGGGAAAACAAAAACCTCAG GAGTCATTGAAGCACTGTGCAGGTACTATCAAAATGAAATCAAAGATGTAAGGCGTGTATGGCTTTCTACAGGAGTGGATCATTTCCATTCATCTTTGGGAGACAGAGGTTGGGGTTGTGGCTACAGGAACTTTCAAATGCTGCTTTCTTCATTATTGAGGAATGGCATGTATGACGACTGTTTGAGAG atattACTTTAATTCCTTGTATTCCCAAAATTCAGTCCATGATTGAAGATGCTTGGAAAGAAGGTTTTGATCCTCAAGGAGCATCTCACTTCAGCAATAGATTACATGGTACCAAGGCATGGATAGGAGCATGTGAAATTTATTCTCTGTTAACCAGTCTCAGGTTAAA GTGTCAAATCATTGACTTTCACAAGCCAACTGGCCCCTTGGGTACACACCCTCGTTTATTTGAATGGGTTTTGAGCTACTATTCTTCAAACAGAGAAAGTGGTACAAAGGTTGTCTGTACCCCCAAACCACCTATCTACATGCAGCACCAAG gGCATAGCCGTACTATTGTTGGCATAGAAGAGAGGAAGAATAGAACATTATGTTTACTAATATTTGACCCAGGATGTCCATCACAAGAAATGCAGAAACTGTTAAAACAAAGCAATGATGATACCAGTCTCAAACTACTTCGGAAATTTGTGGGTAGCTTAAAAGATAAGCAGTACCAAATAGTGGCTGTAGATGGCGAGCTCTCACCAGAGGAGAAAGTT gttcggTGCCAGGCTTCTCAAGTGTTCACAGCAGCGAGGATTCCTTAA
- the ZUP1 gene encoding zinc finger-containing ubiquitin peptidase 1 isoform X4 — protein MCDLVCANGQILQEHVDLHLEEHRFSEVDINVGGSLSDLELAQQLQNEEDRQQGLEEARREREEFQKLQRQYGLDSSGGYKQQSLKNMEREVARGRMQPSEYHKRKADMMESLAFGVDDGKTKTSGVIEALCRYYQNEIKDVRRVWLSTGVDHFHSSLGDRGWGCGYRNFQMLLSSLLRNGMYDDCLRDITLIPCIPKIQSMIEDAWKEGFDPQGASHFSNRLHGTKAWIGACEIYSLLTSLRLKCQIIDFHKPTGPLGTHPRLFEWVLSYYSSNRESGTKVVCTPKPPIYMQHQGHSRTIVGIEERKNRTLCLLIFDPGCPSQEMQKLLKQSNDDTSLKLLRKFVGSLKDKQYQIVAVDGELSPEEKVVRCQASQVFTAARIP, from the exons ATGTGTGATCTTGTCTGTGCAAACGGTCAGATTCTCCAGGAACATGTTGACTTGCACCTAGAAGAGCACCGCTTTTCAGAAG TAGATATAAATGTAGGTGGAAGTTTAAGTGATTTGGAACTGGCTCAGCAGCTCCAGAATGAAGAAGACAGACAGCAAGGATTAGAAGAAGCAAGACGAGAAAGAGAAGAATTCCAAAAACTGCAG AGACAATATGGATTGGATAGTTCTGGAGGCTACAAGCAGCAGTCACTAAAGAACATGGAACGGGAAGTAGCTAGGGGAAGGATGCAGCCTTCTGAATATCATAAGAGAAAAGCTGACATGATGGAATCTTTGGCTTTTGGTGTAGATGATGGGAAAACAAAAACCTCAG GAGTCATTGAAGCACTGTGCAGGTACTATCAAAATGAAATCAAAGATGTAAGGCGTGTATGGCTTTCTACAGGAGTGGATCATTTCCATTCATCTTTGGGAGACAGAGGTTGGGGTTGTGGCTACAGGAACTTTCAAATGCTGCTTTCTTCATTATTGAGGAATGGCATGTATGACGACTGTTTGAGAG atattACTTTAATTCCTTGTATTCCCAAAATTCAGTCCATGATTGAAGATGCTTGGAAAGAAGGTTTTGATCCTCAAGGAGCATCTCACTTCAGCAATAGATTACATGGTACCAAGGCATGGATAGGAGCATGTGAAATTTATTCTCTGTTAACCAGTCTCAGGTTAAA GTGTCAAATCATTGACTTTCACAAGCCAACTGGCCCCTTGGGTACACACCCTCGTTTATTTGAATGGGTTTTGAGCTACTATTCTTCAAACAGAGAAAGTGGTACAAAGGTTGTCTGTACCCCCAAACCACCTATCTACATGCAGCACCAAG gGCATAGCCGTACTATTGTTGGCATAGAAGAGAGGAAGAATAGAACATTATGTTTACTAATATTTGACCCAGGATGTCCATCACAAGAAATGCAGAAACTGTTAAAACAAAGCAATGATGATACCAGTCTCAAACTACTTCGGAAATTTGTGGGTAGCTTAAAAGATAAGCAGTACCAAATAGTGGCTGTAGATGGCGAGCTCTCACCAGAGGAGAAAGTT gttcggTGCCAGGCTTCTCAAGTGTTCACAGCAGCGAGGATTCCTTAA
- the DHRS1 gene encoding dehydrogenase/reductase SDR family member 1 has product MSGGGRLAGRVCLVTGASRGIGKGIALQLSEAGATVYITGRQREPLVRAAAEVSARGGRCVPVVCDSSREEEVAALFERLQQADGGRLDVLVTNAFSGVDAIAAQLGLPFWESPASFWDQINNAGLRGHYLCAHYAARLMVPAGRGLIVVISSPGGLRYMFNVPYGVGKAACDRLAADCALELRPYGVACVSLWPGLVRTEAVLEGAEGSGPWVVQLQKMIGNSESPEVSCKCVVGLASDPAIMCHSGKVLLTPDLARRYRFRDVDGRPVYNYVSVRNILVMLMPRLTCLFRLIPECVSIPKWALTLYSSKFSVYPPLQTAPKPGKNI; this is encoded by the coding sequence ATGTCCGGCGGCGGGCGGCTCGCGGGCCGGGTGTGCCTGGTGACCGGCGCCTCGCGGGGCATAGGGAAGGGCATCGCGCTGCAGCTGTCGGAGGCCGGCGCCACCGTGTACATCACGGGCCGGCAGCGGGAACCGCTGGTCCGGGCGGCGGCGGAGGTGTCGGCCCGGGGCGGGCGCTGCGTGCCCGTGGTGTGCGACTCGTCgcgggaggaggaggtggcggcGCTGTTCGAGCGGCTGCAGCAGGCGGACGGCGGGCGGCTGGACGTGCTGGTGACCAACGCCTTCTCCGGGGTGGATGCCATCGCCGCCCAGCTGGGGCTGCCCTTCTGGGAGAGCCCGGCCTCCTTCTGGGACCAGATCAACAATGCGGGCCTGCGGGGCCACTACCTCTGCGCCCACTACGCTGCCCGCCTCATGGTGCCAGCCGGGCGTGGCCTCATTGTCGTCATCTCCTCGCCCGGCGGCCTGCGCTACATGTTCAACGTGCCCTATGGCGTGGGCAAGGCTGCCTGCGACCGCCTGGCCGCCGACTGTGCCCTCGAGCTGCGCCCCTACGGCGTGGCCTGTGTGTCGCTGTGGCCCGGCCTCGTCCGCACTGAggcagtgctggagggggctgagggctcagGCCCGTGGGTCGTGCAGCTGCAGAAGATGATTGGCAATTCGGAGAGTCCAGAAGTGAGTTGCAAGTGCGTGGTGGGCCTGGCGTCCGATCCCGCCATCATGTGCCACAGCGGCAAGGTGCTGCTCACCCCAGACCTCGCCCGCCGCTACCGCTTCCGTGACGTGGATGGGAGACCTGTCTACAACTACGTATCAGTGCGCAATATTCTCGTGATGCTGATGCCACGGCTGACCTGCCTCTTCCGCCTCATCCCAGAGTGCGTCAGCATACCCAAATGGGCTCTCACACTTTACTCTAGCAAATTCAGTGTCTACCCGCCCCTGcaaacagcccccaaacctggaaaaaatatttga